From Caretta caretta isolate rCarCar2 chromosome 3, rCarCar1.hap1, whole genome shotgun sequence, a single genomic window includes:
- the SLC30A10 gene encoding calcium/manganese antiporter SLC30A10 isoform X1: MGRYSGKTCRLIFMLVLTAGFFVAELVSGYLGNSIALVSDSFNMLSDLISLCVGIATGRIARRARRGPAATYGYGRAEAVGALSNAVFLTALCFTILVEAVLRLARPEPIDGPALVLIVGALGLAVNLVGLLIFQDWGSCCSRLQPRAATPEPLQVVPGPGREEAAVVECQEAAEAGDSLNTRKRPEEQTVQKKEKKSEALNIRGVLLHVMGDALGSVVVVVAAAIFYALPLDANTPCNWQCYIDPSLTIVMVVIILSSAFPLIKETATILLQMVPKGVNMQVLTERLTDVPGVSSLHEVHVWELAGGKNIATLHVKCQTTSDYQDASYKMREVFHEAGIHSVTIQPEYIDHKTSELICSSPCISKACASQLCCPQQEVELTHDNGYPEKNGLPATLHKDNSLNKNGVEIPVEHILAGDGIKNTDNCKKSDGKSYPHSTHF; the protein is encoded by the exons ATGGGGCGCTACTCGGGCAAGACCTGCCGCCTGATCTTCATGCTGGTGCTGACCGCCGGCTTCTTCGTGGCCGAGCTGGTCTCCGGCTACCTGGGCAACTCCATCGCGCTGGTGTCGGACTCGTTCAACATGCTCTCGGACCTCATCTCGCTGTGCGTGGGCATCGCCACCGGCCGCATCGCCCGCCGCGCCCGCCGGGGCCCCGCCGCCACCTACGGCTACGGCCGCGCCGAGGCGGTGGGGGCGCTGAGCAACGCCGTCTTCCTCACCGCCCTCTGCTTCACCATCCTGGTGGAGGCGGTGCTGCGCCTGGCCCGGCCCGAGCCCATCGACGGCCCCGCGCTGGTGCTCATCGTGGGGGCGCTGGGCCTGGCCGTCAACCTGGTGGGGCTGCTCATcttccaggactggggctcctgctgcagccgcCTGCAGCCCCGCGccgccaccccggagccgcttcAGGTGGTGCCCGGCCCCGGGCGGGAGGAGGCGGCCGTGGTGGAGTGTCAGGAGGCTGCTGAAGCAG GTGATTCCCTGAACACTCGGAAAAGGCCTGAAGAGCAGACAGtacagaaaaaagagaaaaagtctGAAGCTTTGAACATCAGAG GTGTTCTTTTACATGTGATGGGAGATGCACTTGGATCTGTGGTTGTGGTAGTTGCTGCTGCAATATTCTATGCACTTCCCCTGGATGCCAATACCCCGTGTAACTGGCAGTGTTACATTGATCCAAGCCTGACCATAGTTATGGTGGTCATCATTTTATCCTCTGCCTTCCCCCTTATCAAAGAGACCGCAACCATTTTGCTGCAGATGGTTCCCAAAGGTGTTAATATGCAAGTACTGA CAGAAAGACTAACTGATGTGCCAGGGGTTAGCAGCCTTCATGAGGTGCATGTCTGGGAACTGGCAGGTGGGAAGAATATTGCTACCCTTCATGTCAAGTGCCAAACCACTTCTGATTACCAAGATGCCTCTTATAAAATGCGGGAGGTTTTCCACGAAGCAGGGATCCATTCTGTAACCATCCAACCAGAGTACATTGACCACAAGACCTCTGAGCTAATATGCAGCTCACCCTGTATCTCAAAAGCTTGTGCTTCTCAGCTGTGCTGCCCTCAGCAGGAAGTTGAACTTACTCATGATAATGGTTATCCTGAGAAAAATGGCCTTCCCGCAACACTGCATAAAGACaatagtttaaataaaaatggtgtTGAAATTCCTGTTGAGCATATATTGGCAGGGGATGGAATAAAAAATACAGACAATTGTAAAAAATCAGATGGCAAATCATATCCACACAGTACACATTTTTGA
- the SLC30A10 gene encoding calcium/manganese antiporter SLC30A10 isoform X2 produces the protein MGRYSGKTCRLIFMLVLTAGFFVAELVSGYLGNSIALVSDSFNMLSDLISLCVGIATGRIARRARRGPAATYGYGRAEAVGALSNAVFLTALCFTILVEAVLRLARPEPIDGPALVLIVGALGLAVNLVGLLIFQDWGSCCSRLQPRAATPEPLQVVPGPGREEAAVVECQEAAEAGDSLNTRKRPEEQTVQKKEKKSEALNIRGVLLHVMGDALGSVVVVVAAAIFYALPLDANTPCNWQCYIDPSLTIVMVVIILSSAFPLIKETATILLQMVPKGVNMQVLKRLTDVPGVSSLHEVHVWELAGGKNIATLHVKCQTTSDYQDASYKMREVFHEAGIHSVTIQPEYIDHKTSELICSSPCISKACASQLCCPQQEVELTHDNGYPEKNGLPATLHKDNSLNKNGVEIPVEHILAGDGIKNTDNCKKSDGKSYPHSTHF, from the exons ATGGGGCGCTACTCGGGCAAGACCTGCCGCCTGATCTTCATGCTGGTGCTGACCGCCGGCTTCTTCGTGGCCGAGCTGGTCTCCGGCTACCTGGGCAACTCCATCGCGCTGGTGTCGGACTCGTTCAACATGCTCTCGGACCTCATCTCGCTGTGCGTGGGCATCGCCACCGGCCGCATCGCCCGCCGCGCCCGCCGGGGCCCCGCCGCCACCTACGGCTACGGCCGCGCCGAGGCGGTGGGGGCGCTGAGCAACGCCGTCTTCCTCACCGCCCTCTGCTTCACCATCCTGGTGGAGGCGGTGCTGCGCCTGGCCCGGCCCGAGCCCATCGACGGCCCCGCGCTGGTGCTCATCGTGGGGGCGCTGGGCCTGGCCGTCAACCTGGTGGGGCTGCTCATcttccaggactggggctcctgctgcagccgcCTGCAGCCCCGCGccgccaccccggagccgcttcAGGTGGTGCCCGGCCCCGGGCGGGAGGAGGCGGCCGTGGTGGAGTGTCAGGAGGCTGCTGAAGCAG GTGATTCCCTGAACACTCGGAAAAGGCCTGAAGAGCAGACAGtacagaaaaaagagaaaaagtctGAAGCTTTGAACATCAGAG GTGTTCTTTTACATGTGATGGGAGATGCACTTGGATCTGTGGTTGTGGTAGTTGCTGCTGCAATATTCTATGCACTTCCCCTGGATGCCAATACCCCGTGTAACTGGCAGTGTTACATTGATCCAAGCCTGACCATAGTTATGGTGGTCATCATTTTATCCTCTGCCTTCCCCCTTATCAAAGAGACCGCAACCATTTTGCTGCAGATGGTTCCCAAAGGTGTTAATATGCAAGTACTGA AAAGACTAACTGATGTGCCAGGGGTTAGCAGCCTTCATGAGGTGCATGTCTGGGAACTGGCAGGTGGGAAGAATATTGCTACCCTTCATGTCAAGTGCCAAACCACTTCTGATTACCAAGATGCCTCTTATAAAATGCGGGAGGTTTTCCACGAAGCAGGGATCCATTCTGTAACCATCCAACCAGAGTACATTGACCACAAGACCTCTGAGCTAATATGCAGCTCACCCTGTATCTCAAAAGCTTGTGCTTCTCAGCTGTGCTGCCCTCAGCAGGAAGTTGAACTTACTCATGATAATGGTTATCCTGAGAAAAATGGCCTTCCCGCAACACTGCATAAAGACaatagtttaaataaaaatggtgtTGAAATTCCTGTTGAGCATATATTGGCAGGGGATGGAATAAAAAATACAGACAATTGTAAAAAATCAGATGGCAAATCATATCCACACAGTACACATTTTTGA